Proteins encoded in a region of the Chloroherpetonaceae bacterium genome:
- a CDS encoding YtxH domain-containing protein produces MQKDNYYKGLFVGTLLGAAIGTVLGMLFAPRRGEEMRRVLFRRLDESLQEGSIVSVRPALEMPVPNAIPPKEGAEPPDIENEAKQRAEQIVQAARYEADRLLREANSILREAKSLRNSNPN; encoded by the coding sequence ATGCAGAAGGATAACTACTACAAGGGCTTATTTGTAGGCACGCTGCTGGGTGCAGCAATTGGCACTGTTCTCGGAATGCTGTTTGCACCCCGTCGTGGCGAAGAAATGCGGCGTGTGCTCTTTCGCCGCTTAGATGAAAGCTTGCAGGAAGGAAGCATCGTTAGTGTGCGACCTGCGCTTGAGATGCCTGTGCCGAATGCCATCCCACCTAAGGAAGGCGCAGAGCCACCCGATATTGAAAATGAAGCCAAGCAGCGAGCAGAACAAATTGTGCAGGCTGCACGATACGAAGCCGATCGCTTGCTCCGAGAAGCCAACTCCATTTTGCGCGAAGCAAAGTCGCTGCGTAATAGCAACCCGAACTAA
- a CDS encoding MarC family protein: protein MLEFFLLEGTSYPFTFEAFLLTFIPLFVAIDAPGTLPLFIGLTQSLPEKVKRRLTVQAVLTALVISLIVMVAGKNIFAFLGITISDFRIAGGIILLFLAVQDLTTSDVDESKKPADPTSIGIVPIGIPLIIGPASLTTILISGEAHGWLMTALALALNLFIAFLLFYFSGNVEKLIGPNGAKAIAKIASLLLAAIAVMMIRVGVLDVISSQLKL, encoded by the coding sequence ATGCTTGAGTTTTTTCTTCTTGAAGGCACATCGTATCCCTTCACATTCGAAGCGTTTCTGCTAACCTTTATTCCACTCTTTGTTGCAATTGATGCGCCGGGCACGTTGCCCCTTTTCATTGGGCTGACACAAAGCTTGCCAGAAAAAGTCAAACGTCGTCTGACTGTGCAAGCCGTGCTGACTGCACTGGTCATCTCGCTTATCGTGATGGTGGCGGGCAAAAACATCTTTGCCTTTCTGGGCATCACAATTTCTGATTTCCGCATCGCAGGAGGAATCATCCTTCTTTTTTTAGCGGTGCAAGACCTTACCACATCTGACGTAGATGAGTCCAAGAAACCAGCTGACCCAACCAGTATCGGCATCGTGCCAATCGGCATTCCACTCATTATCGGTCCTGCCTCACTTACAACGATTCTGATTTCAGGTGAAGCACACGGCTGGCTAATGACGGCATTAGCGTTGGCACTAAACCTCTTTATTGCATTCTTGCTGTTTTACTTCTCGGGCAATGTTGAAAAGCTAATCGGGCCGAATGGCGCAAAAGCAATTGCCAAGATTGCTTCACTCTTGCTTGCTGCAATTGCCGTGATGATGATTCGTGTCGGTGTTCTGGACGTGATTTCGTCGCAATTAAAGTTGTAA
- a CDS encoding cation transporter, translated as MRLALVSLFFLLLTLGCSKPEQPSPNGKLQKVSFSVEGMVCTSCEQSIQTKLAKLDGVRSVEASTAKKCAVVEFDASKVSEQELIATIESLGYKATCVAESH; from the coding sequence ATGCGCCTTGCTTTAGTTTCACTGTTCTTTTTGCTTCTGACTCTCGGCTGCAGCAAGCCAGAGCAGCCGTCACCAAATGGAAAGTTGCAAAAAGTCAGTTTCTCGGTGGAAGGAATGGTTTGCACCAGCTGTGAGCAGTCAATTCAGACCAAACTTGCAAAATTGGACGGCGTAAGGTCAGTTGAAGCCAGCACGGCAAAGAAATGTGCAGTGGTAGAGTTTGATGCCTCAAAAGTAAGTGAGCAAGAGCTCATTGCGACAATTGAATCTTTAGGCTATAAAGCTACTTGCGTAGCAGAATCTCACTAA
- a CDS encoding alpha/beta hydrolase: MLAFIGHHLEKPSRQSNHVVLLLHAFPLSNEMWKPQLAALSEAGHSVLAPNVYGIGGSEPRTDWTMRHYAEALHELVTRFGFTSVSLIGVSMGGYQAFAFQRRYPDMVASMMLCDTRADADTDEARNRRFEFIEALKQNGISEAKARMIPKLLGKTTHAENPELAGQLSVIIERHRIEPVIEQLKALAHRPDSTSHLSSIHCPTLVVVGEEDELTPPALAKSMAEKIPNAQLEIIPKAGHLPNLEQPERFNELMLKHLQKLTFANA, from the coding sequence ATGCTCGCATTCATCGGTCATCACCTTGAAAAGCCATCACGGCAAAGCAACCATGTCGTGTTGCTCTTGCATGCTTTTCCACTTTCAAACGAGATGTGGAAACCGCAGCTTGCTGCGCTGAGCGAAGCGGGCCACAGTGTGCTGGCGCCAAATGTGTATGGAATTGGTGGCTCTGAGCCACGCACCGATTGGACAATGCGGCACTATGCTGAAGCGCTCCACGAATTGGTAACGCGCTTTGGCTTTACATCCGTCTCGCTAATCGGCGTCTCAATGGGCGGCTATCAAGCCTTTGCATTCCAGCGTCGCTACCCCGATATGGTCGCATCAATGATGCTTTGCGACACACGTGCGGATGCAGACACCGACGAGGCTCGCAACCGACGCTTTGAGTTTATTGAAGCCTTAAAGCAAAACGGCATCTCTGAAGCCAAAGCCAGAATGATTCCTAAGCTGCTGGGCAAAACCACACACGCTGAAAATCCTGAGCTGGCAGGACAACTTTCAGTCATCATTGAGCGCCATCGCATTGAGCCAGTGATTGAGCAGCTCAAAGCCCTTGCACATCGTCCCGACTCTACCTCGCATCTGTCATCTATTCATTGCCCAACACTGGTCGTCGTAGGTGAAGAAGATGAACTCACGCCGCCTGCGCTAGCAAAAAGCATGGCTGAGAAAATTCCAAATGCACAGTTGGAGATAATCCCCAAAGCCGGGCACTTGCCTAATCTCGAGCAACCTGAACGCTTCAATGAGCTAATGCTCAAACATTTGCAAAAATTAACCTTTGCCAATGCTTGA
- a CDS encoding beta-lactamase family protein: MATVFRSAACVAAWVMLWLVCSVGASAKHPSKPFDKVRKTVMEAIKDSAFPSAVVAVMQNGRVLFHEAFGHLTYDTLSPRADTNTIYDLASVTKVLATTLSIMRLYDEGKLSLMDPVAKFIPEFATHGKEKILLRNLLIHDSGLIAFRRYSQFCPNADSALRHIFSDTLIKPVGDSTIYSDLNFILLGEIVRRITGKRLDAYFAETFAQPLGLRNTFFNPPDSVLYRVAPTEPDCTWKLPFKRPLVHDPNAALFGGVSGHAGLFSTASDILIVMWMIMNGGKQNEKVFIKPETVRLFTTRDTVHRIRALGWDVRTASENTSTGKYFSMQSYGHLGFTGTSVWVDPTRNLCVVFLTNRVYPTSANNKIRAVRRLLHDAVIESLDELAEKKTGKSRQKR, from the coding sequence ATGGCAACAGTCTTTCGCTCTGCTGCATGCGTGGCAGCTTGGGTAATGCTATGGCTGGTTTGCAGCGTAGGTGCGTCTGCAAAGCATCCCAGTAAGCCGTTTGATAAGGTGCGCAAGACCGTGATGGAGGCAATCAAAGATAGTGCCTTCCCGTCTGCCGTTGTCGCCGTGATGCAGAACGGTCGCGTTCTGTTTCACGAAGCGTTTGGGCACCTCACTTACGACACGCTCTCGCCACGTGCCGATACAAATACGATTTATGACCTCGCCTCTGTTACAAAGGTGCTGGCAACCACGCTCTCCATCATGCGGCTCTACGATGAAGGCAAGCTCTCGCTGATGGACCCAGTGGCGAAATTCATTCCAGAATTTGCAACTCACGGCAAAGAAAAAATCTTGCTGCGTAATCTACTCATTCACGATTCAGGCTTAATTGCCTTTCGCCGATATAGCCAATTTTGCCCAAATGCAGATTCAGCGCTAAGGCACATTTTCAGCGACACGCTCATTAAGCCAGTTGGTGATAGCACAATTTATAGCGACCTAAACTTTATCTTGCTGGGTGAAATTGTGCGCCGCATTACAGGCAAGCGTCTTGATGCATACTTTGCCGAAACCTTTGCACAGCCGCTTGGACTACGCAATACCTTTTTCAACCCACCTGATTCTGTGCTCTACCGAGTTGCGCCAACTGAGCCTGACTGCACTTGGAAACTCCCCTTCAAGCGACCGCTGGTGCATGACCCAAACGCAGCGCTCTTCGGAGGAGTCTCAGGGCATGCAGGACTGTTCTCAACCGCCTCTGACATTCTCATAGTGATGTGGATGATCATGAACGGAGGCAAACAGAACGAGAAGGTATTCATTAAACCTGAGACAGTTCGGCTTTTTACAACACGCGACACCGTGCATCGTATTCGTGCCTTAGGTTGGGATGTGCGCACAGCAAGCGAGAACACCTCAACAGGCAAGTACTTTTCAATGCAAAGCTATGGACATCTCGGCTTTACAGGCACAAGCGTTTGGGTTGATCCCACGCGTAACCTTTGCGTGGTGTTCTTGACAAATCGAGTCTATCCAACATCGGCAAACAACAAGATTCGTGCTGTGCGCCGACTGCTGCACGATGCCGTCATTGAAAGCCTTGATGAACTGGCTGAGAAAAAAACTGGAAAGTCGAGGCAAAAGCGATAA